CGAGGGAATGATGACCTTCCCCTGTCTATCGAGAGTCTCGGCGATGACTTGGCGCAGGCCCTGATAGGCCAGGTCGGGGCTGTCGTGCAGGGTGTCGCCGTAGGTGCACTCCATCAGCAGGATGTCGACCTCTTGCGGCAGGATGGGATCGCGCAGCAGCGGCAGGCCGGGTCGGCCGATGTCACCCGAGAACATCAAGCGCAGCTTGCGGCCTTTCTCCTCGATGTCGAGCACCACCGCCGCCGAGCCCAGCATGTGGCCGGCGTCTACCAGACGGGCGACCACGCCCGGGACGGGCTCGAAGTCCTGGTCGTAGACGCGGCTCACCAATTGGCCGGCGGCGCGGGCGGCGTCCTGCGCGGTGTACAGCGGCTCGACCAGCGGTTCGCCCTGGCGCCGGCGCCGCTTGTTGACGTAGTCGACGTCGGATTCCTGGATCTCGCCGGAATCGCGCAGCATCAGGTCGCTGAGGTGGGTGGTGGCCGGCGTGGCATACACCGGCCCGCTGTACCCCTGACGGACGAGATTGGGAAGATTGCCCGAATGGTCGATGTGGGCATGGGACAGGATGACGGCGTTTACGCTCTGCGGCTCGAAAGGAAAGTTCAGGTTGCGCTGATAGGTGTCGCTCCGCCGCCCCTGGTACAGGCCGCAATCGAGCAGCAGCTGATGGCCGTTGACCTGAAGCAGATGCCGGGACCCGGTTACGGTGCGGGCGGCGCCGTGGAAGTGAAGTTGCATGCAACTCTCCTGCCGGTGGGTCATCCCCACAGGGCGCTGATGATCTCCTGACCGTAGATTCGGTGGCGCCAGCTCAGGGGATCCATCATCGGCCTGAGCTCGTCCAGCGTGCGCGGGGCGGAGCGGGCGATGGCCCACAACATCTCGCGCGGCAATACGACATCCGACTCGATCTGGCGAGCTTCGGCGGCACGTTTGCGCCAGCGGCGCAGGGCCTCGTAGCGAGCCTGGATAACCTGATCGCCGTTCTCAGTCTTGGGGCGGCGCGGGCGCGGCCCGCTGCACCCGCGAGCGACGGCCGCCAGCACATCGCCGCCGTAGCGCTGGATCTGGCGCGGCGTCATGCCCGGGACAGAGCTCAGCTGCTGATTGTCCGACGGCATCAGGCGCGCGATCTGCAGCAGGGTGTGATCCTCCATCACCTTGAAGGGCGGCCGGTCGAGACGACGGGCGTTCCGGTCGCGCACGCCGTACAGCTCGCGCAGCACGGCGGCCTGCTCCGGGTTCAGCTCGCGGGCGTGGCTCACGCTCCAGAATGTGGGGCGCTCGTCGCGATGGGGGAGCGCCGTCTGGCTGGCATAGGCCATCGCCTCGGCCGCCTCGTCGAGCTGGGCGGCCTGCCGCAGCTCCGCCTCCAGGCGGTCCCGCAGCGGGAGCAGGTAGTGCGTGTCCAGTCGGGCATAGTCCAGCAGGTGTGCCGGCAGGGGGCGCTTGCCCCAGTTGGCGCGCTGACAGCGCTTGTCGAGGCTGACGCCGAATTCCTTGTTCAGGATATCGCCCAGCCCAGTCACCTTCCAGCCCAGCGTGCGGCAGGCGATGCGCGTGTCATAGACATTGGCCACCAGGAAATCGAAGTCGCGCTTGAGGCACAGCAGGTCGTACTCGGCGGCGTGGAAGACCTTCTCGATCTTGGAGCTGGCGAGGAGCGGCCGCAGCGGCGAGAGATCGGACAGGGCGAGCGGGTCGATGAGGTAGTCCACCTCCGGGACGGACAACTGAATCAGGCACACCCGCTCGGCGTAGGCGTACAGGCTATTGGATTCGGTGTCGACCGCAATTCGCGGCTGGCGCTTCAAGTAGGCCACCAGCCGCCTCAACTGCTCAGGCCGCTGGATGA
The Anaerolineales bacterium genome window above contains:
- a CDS encoding MBL fold metallo-hydrolase, giving the protein MQLHFHGAARTVTGSRHLLQVNGHQLLLDCGLYQGRRSDTYQRNLNFPFEPQSVNAVILSHAHIDHSGNLPNLVRQGYSGPVYATPATTHLSDLMLRDSGEIQESDVDYVNKRRRRQGEPLVEPLYTAQDAARAAGQLVSRVYDQDFEPVPGVVARLVDAGHMLGSAAVVLDIEEKGRKLRLMFSGDIGRPGLPLLRDPILPQEVDILLMECTYGDTLHDSPDLAYQGLRQVIAETLDRQGKVIIPSFAVGRAQTLVYWLHQLIDRGEVPRVPVFVDSPLAIDVTAVFRQHVAELDEETQAFVGSDVHHSPFGFGDLSYTRSVEQSKAINDVRGPIIIISASGMAENGRILHHLKNNIGDPRNTILITSWMAPETLGRRLAEGAERVRIFGEEYPVAAKVVSLNGLSAHADQAFLVDYARATQATLRKIFLVHGEPEPAAALQAKLNTAGVKLVHYPDLGEAAEL
- a CDS encoding HRDC domain-containing protein, which gives rise to MSKASLPPIELIQRPEQLRRLVAYLKRQPRIAVDTESNSLYAYAERVCLIQLSVPEVDYLIDPLALSDLSPLRPLLASSKIEKVFHAAEYDLLCLKRDFDFLVANVYDTRIACRTLGWKVTGLGDILNKEFGVSLDKRCQRANWGKRPLPAHLLDYARLDTHYLLPLRDRLEAELRQAAQLDEAAEAMAYASQTALPHRDERPTFWSVSHARELNPEQAAVLRELYGVRDRNARRLDRPPFKVMEDHTLLQIARLMPSDNQQLSSVPGMTPRQIQRYGGDVLAAVARGCSGPRPRRPKTENGDQVIQARYEALRRWRKRAAEARQIESDVVLPREMLWAIARSAPRTLDELRPMMDPLSWRHRIYGQEIISALWG